A stretch of [Clostridium] innocuum DNA encodes these proteins:
- the hpt gene encoding hypoxanthine phosphoribosyltransferase → MHDVVEKVLVSEEDIVKRSMELGKQISDDYRKTGKAPLLVALLKGSVPFLAELIKHIDLDIQFDFMDVSSYEGTESIGDIKIVKDLDCSVKGVPILLVEDIVDTGRTLKEVTRLLKNKGASDVKVVSLLDKPDRRVVDITADYVGFEIPNEFVVGFGLDYDQHYRNLPYIGVLKPEVYK, encoded by the coding sequence ATGCACGACGTAGTTGAAAAAGTATTGGTGTCCGAGGAAGACATCGTAAAAAGAAGTATGGAATTAGGAAAACAAATCAGTGATGATTACCGCAAAACAGGGAAGGCACCGCTGCTGGTAGCCTTACTGAAGGGAAGTGTTCCTTTTCTTGCAGAGCTGATTAAGCATATAGATTTGGATATCCAGTTTGACTTCATGGATGTATCAAGCTATGAAGGAACAGAGTCCATCGGAGATATTAAAATTGTCAAGGATCTGGACTGTTCAGTAAAGGGCGTACCGATTCTGCTTGTGGAGGATATCGTTGATACCGGACGCACGCTGAAGGAAGTGACACGTCTGTTGAAAAACAAAGGGGCAAGCGATGTAAAAGTCGTTTCTCTGTTAGATAAACCGGATCGTCGTGTTGTAGATATAACTGCAGATTATGTAGGTTTTGAGATACCCAACGAATTTGTTGTGGGCTTCGGTCTTGATTATGACCAGCATTACCGCAATCTGCCTTATATAGGAGTACTGAAACCTGAAGTATACAAATAA
- a CDS encoding ATP-dependent zinc metalloprotease FtsH yields the protein MNNKKFISFLPYILVLGIMLLLISYGSEGNTKNFNYNEFMTKANTMTFTKAEMSMGTTVIDVKGSYSEKGKDVNFTVRVPNTEKNVSYLTDVFKKSKSTNLTVSDPNRESLLMKFLMNVFPFLLIAGVAFFMFSKMNAGGNNKAFEFSKSRAKIEGNIKVRFKDVAGCDEEKEEVKEIIDYLKDPKRFTDMGARIPKGMLMVGPPGTGKTLLAKAVAGEADVPFFSISGSDFVEMFVGTGASRVRDMFKKAQQTAPCIVFIDEIDAVGRQRGAGMGGGNDEREQTLNQLLVEMDGMGENKGIVIIAATNRPDVLDPALLRSGRFDRQITVNLPDKRGRYEILKVHARNKKLAPNANLEGLAKRTPGFSGADLENVLNEGAILAVRDKRKVITMEDLDEAIDRVMMGPAKKSKKYTDREKRLVAFHEAGHAVIGLKLDDADKVEKVTIIPRGEAGGYNLMTPKEEKMMPTKADFMAQITGLMGGRVAEEVMFDEVSAGASNDIQKATKIAKAMVRSWGMSSLGPIQYDDGTGNVFLGRDYGSGSNYSGEIAYEIDKEIRKIINECYDRAKQIIEDNKDLLTLIAETLIEEETITSEQIYNLMNYGKLISPEDEVRAAEAKAKAAEQKLKDLEAGITQEDTAKEVHEDVQDSKEADIDFDAALKELTKNDYDEHKE from the coding sequence ATGAACAATAAAAAGTTTATAAGCTTTCTACCTTATATCTTAGTCCTTGGTATTATGCTGCTTCTGATTTCCTATGGATCAGAGGGTAATACAAAAAACTTTAACTATAACGAATTTATGACAAAGGCAAATACCATGACATTCACCAAAGCGGAAATGTCAATGGGAACTACCGTTATTGATGTAAAAGGGTCGTATAGTGAGAAAGGCAAAGATGTAAACTTCACCGTTCGTGTGCCAAATACGGAAAAGAATGTTTCCTATCTGACAGACGTATTCAAAAAAAGCAAGAGTACCAATTTAACAGTAAGCGATCCAAACAGGGAAAGCCTGTTAATGAAATTCCTGATGAATGTGTTCCCGTTCCTGCTGATTGCAGGTGTGGCGTTCTTCATGTTTTCTAAAATGAACGCGGGAGGAAACAATAAGGCATTTGAATTCAGTAAATCCCGTGCAAAGATCGAAGGAAATATCAAGGTTCGCTTCAAAGATGTTGCGGGCTGTGATGAGGAAAAAGAAGAGGTTAAGGAAATCATCGACTATCTGAAGGATCCAAAGCGGTTCACAGATATGGGTGCCCGTATTCCGAAGGGCATGCTGATGGTAGGTCCTCCCGGTACCGGTAAGACGCTGCTTGCCAAGGCAGTAGCAGGAGAGGCAGATGTACCGTTCTTCTCTATTTCCGGTTCTGATTTCGTTGAAATGTTTGTCGGTACCGGTGCGAGCCGTGTCCGTGACATGTTTAAAAAAGCACAGCAGACTGCACCGTGTATCGTCTTTATTGATGAGATTGACGCCGTCGGAAGACAGCGTGGAGCCGGCATGGGCGGTGGAAACGATGAGCGTGAACAAACCCTGAACCAGCTGCTTGTTGAAATGGATGGTATGGGTGAGAATAAGGGTATTGTAATCATTGCGGCTACCAACCGTCCGGATGTTTTGGACCCTGCGTTGCTGCGAAGCGGACGATTTGATCGCCAGATTACAGTGAACCTGCCGGATAAGCGCGGACGCTATGAAATTTTGAAGGTTCACGCAAGAAACAAAAAGCTGGCGCCGAATGCAAATCTGGAGGGTCTGGCAAAGCGGACACCGGGCTTCTCAGGTGCCGATTTGGAAAACGTGTTGAATGAGGGTGCTATATTAGCCGTACGTGATAAACGTAAGGTAATTACAATGGAGGATCTTGACGAGGCTATTGACCGTGTTATGATGGGGCCTGCCAAGAAATCCAAGAAATATACAGACAGAGAAAAACGCCTGGTAGCCTTCCATGAGGCAGGACACGCTGTTATCGGCTTGAAGCTGGATGACGCAGACAAGGTGGAAAAGGTTACGATTATTCCGCGTGGTGAAGCAGGCGGCTATAACCTGATGACACCGAAGGAAGAAAAAATGATGCCGACAAAGGCAGACTTCATGGCACAGATCACCGGCTTAATGGGTGGACGTGTTGCTGAAGAGGTTATGTTTGATGAAGTATCTGCCGGAGCAAGCAATGATATTCAGAAGGCTACAAAAATTGCAAAGGCTATGGTACGAAGCTGGGGTATGTCCTCTCTGGGACCGATTCAGTATGATGATGGTACCGGAAATGTATTCCTGGGCAGAGATTATGGCAGCGGAAGCAATTATTCCGGTGAGATTGCATATGAAATCGACAAGGAAATCCGTAAGATTATCAATGAATGCTACGATCGTGCAAAACAGATTATTGAGGATAACAAGGATCTGCTGACACTGATTGCAGAAACGCTGATTGAGGAAGAAACCATCACCAGCGAACAGATTTACAATCTGATGAATTACGGTAAGCTGATTTCTCCTGAGGATGAAGTACGTGCAGCGGAAGCAAAAGCCAAAGCGGCCGAGCAGAAGCTGAAGGATCTGGAGGCAGGCATTACACAGGAAGATACTGCTAAGGAAGTCCACGAAGACGTACAGGATTCAAAGGAGGCGGATATTGATTTTGATGCAGCCTTAAAAGAGCTGACTAAAAACGATTACGACGAACATAAGGAATAG